From the genome of Eucalyptus grandis isolate ANBG69807.140 chromosome 2, ASM1654582v1, whole genome shotgun sequence, one region includes:
- the LOC104419507 gene encoding HVA22-like protein a — MGSGAGSFLKVVLKNFDVLAGPVISLVYPLYASVRAIETKSPIDDQQWLTYWVLYSLLTLFELTFNKLLEWVPIWPYAKLILTCWLVIPYFSGAAYVYEHFVRPVFVNPQTINIWYVPRKEDVFKKPDDILTAAEKYIEEHGTEQFENIIHRAHKSETRGAFVDLKRTIIIIMFYFKF, encoded by the exons ATGGGATCGGGAGCTGGAAGCTTTCTCAAGGTGGTGCTGAAGAACTTCGATGTGCTTGCTGG GCCGGTTATCAGTCTTGTGTATCCTCT GTATGCTTCCGTCAGGGCAATTGAGACTAAATCTCCTATAGATGATCAGCAGTGGCTTACCTATTGGGTTCTGTATTCCCTTCTCACTCTCTTTGAGCTCACCTTTAACAAACTCCTTGAATG GGTCCCCATATGGCCATATGCAAAGTTGATTTTGACCTGCTGGTTGGTCATACCATATTTCAGCGGTGCTGCATATGTATATGAACATTTTGTGAGGCCCGTCTTTGTCAACCCTCAGACTATTAACATCTGGTATGTCCCAAGGAAGGAGGATGTCTTTAAAAAGCCAGATGACATTTTGACAGCTGCAGAGAAGTATATTGAAGAGCATGGAACTGAACAGTTCGAAAATATCATCCATAGG GCTCATAAGTCTGAAACTAGGGGGGCTTTTGTGGATTTGAAGAGGACTATCATTATTATAATGTTCTACTTCAAATTCTAG
- the LOC104419544 gene encoding transcription factor bHLH47 yields MVSEATTSSGDNSNGAAEASLSAGRSSPCKKTQGKVPKRIHKAEREKQKREHLNELFQDLANALELNQQNNGKASILCEAARLLKEIFGQIEDLKKENVALVSESRYVTVEKNELKEENSALEAQVEKLQSELRARVAESKPDLNAPPPECTQPAGDAAGLATVEQPLQQTHAVFIVPLQPDISSYPVHAPHVSKPHPRYPTSADSWPSQLLGDQAPWRNELPLCGGDNGRSNEETGPDNGL; encoded by the exons ATGGTTTCGGAGGCGACCACGTCATCCGGCGACAATTCCAACGGGGCAGCGGAGGCATCGCTATCGGCAGGAAG GTCGTCTCCTTGCAAAAAGACTCAGGGTAAAGTACCGAAAAGAATTCACAAAGCCGAGCGGGAGAAACAAAAGCGTGAGCATTTGAATGAGCTTTTCCAAGATTTGGCAAATGCACTTG AACTGAATCAGCAGAACAATGGCAAGGCCTCAATACTGTGTGAAGCTGCTCGCCTATTGAAAGAAATATTTGGCCAGATTGAGGATCTTAAAAAGGAGAATGTTGCTCTTGTGTCTGAGTCTCGCTAT GTGACTGTCGAGAAAAATGAGCTGAAAGAGGAGAATTCTGCATTAGAAGCCCAAGTAGAGAAATTGCAGAGCGAGCTGAGAGCCCGGGTAGCTGAGTCGAAGCCTGATCTGAATGCACCACCTCCTGAATGTACCCAACCTGCTGGAGACGCTGCTGGGTTGGCTACCGTGGAGCAGCCATTGCAGCAAACGCACGCAGTGTTCATTGTCCCCCTTCAACCCGATATCTCGTCGTATCCCGTGCACGCCCCACACGTGAGCAAGCCACACCCGAGATACCCCACTTCTGCAGATTCGTGGCCATCACAGCTCCTCGGCGACCAAGCCCCTTGGAGGAATGAACTCCCGCTTTGTGGCGGCGATAACGGTCGCAGCAATGAGGAAACCGGCCCCGACAATGGCCTGTAA